From Syntrophaceae bacterium, one genomic window encodes:
- a CDS encoding MarR family transcriptional regulator, giving the protein MPNTRNETPPPADDRFIYLLFTAQQKIRNHLNAALISRGVRVTTAQSGILFLLKQRDGRTMTELSTILAVDNSTMTGLADRLERAGYIRRDANPGDRRSSHLYLTPAGREECDKAKEVIRAVNRQVKEGFPEADLDAFRRILQDISRKFGRNNGPQKAADGEEKP; this is encoded by the coding sequence ATGCCAAACACACGAAACGAAACACCTCCCCCGGCGGACGACCGCTTTATCTACCTGCTCTTCACGGCACAGCAGAAGATCAGGAACCATCTCAACGCGGCCTTGATCTCGCGCGGAGTCAGAGTCACGACCGCCCAGAGCGGCATCCTCTTCCTTCTCAAGCAGCGGGACGGGAGAACCATGACCGAGCTGAGCACGATCCTCGCCGTCGACAACTCCACCATGACGGGGCTGGCGGATCGCCTTGAACGGGCGGGGTACATCCGCCGCGACGCCAACCCGGGAGATCGACGGTCATCCCATCTGTACCTGACACCGGCGGGAAGGGAAGAATGCGACAAGGCCAAGGAGGTGATCCGGGCGGTGAACCGGCAGGTAAAGGAAGGTTTTCCGGAGGCGGATCTCGACGCCTTCCGTCGCATCCTGCAGGATATTTCCCGGAAATTCGGCCGCAACAACGGCCCCCAGAAGGCCGCTGACGGGGAGGAAAAGCCATGA
- a CDS encoding PAS domain S-box protein produces MDVTKKYDKLKEEMAQAKRRISFLEKKLAALGGTWTHPFSSLQEDATAKRAGEAVSESELQYRSLIQSLQETVYFLDVDGTITFVSPQVESVLGYRPEEMIGKPFMSFIHRQDLKEMLNRFEVEGRSGMEPWESRLLAKDGRYVWVRAAISRQIYRDGRYCGISGTLSDVTERRRMEEDLAESRRRLANLMDHLPGMAYRCSNHRSWTLDYASAGCLELTGYAPDELIGKRAITFSEIIHPEDRDQVWDSIQSSIAAARTYRLTYRIRSKDGQEKYVTEQGNAIPSADGEITGLEGFISDITDQYLAESRARDSFARLRRALGGIIKVMASTIEYRDPCTSGHQQRVADLARRIAQEMGLPADQVDGLRMAGVIHDIGKVAVPAEILGKPSELGPIEMLLVKTHAQTGFEILREIEFPWPIARMVLEHHERLDGTGYPSGLKGDEMLLESKILAVADVVEAMCSHRPYRPALGAEAAMEEIRTHRGILYDATVVDACLRLFREKDYRFD; encoded by the coding sequence ATGGATGTCACGAAAAAGTACGATAAACTGAAAGAGGAGATGGCGCAGGCGAAGCGCCGGATCTCCTTTCTGGAAAAGAAGCTGGCCGCCTTGGGCGGCACCTGGACCCATCCCTTTTCGAGTCTGCAGGAAGACGCCACGGCGAAACGAGCCGGGGAGGCCGTCTCGGAAAGCGAGCTGCAGTACCGGTCCCTCATCCAGAGCCTTCAGGAAACGGTCTATTTCCTCGACGTGGACGGAACGATCACGTTCGTCAGCCCCCAGGTCGAATCCGTACTGGGTTACCGCCCCGAGGAGATGATCGGGAAGCCCTTCATGTCCTTTATCCACCGTCAGGACCTCAAGGAGATGCTCAACCGCTTCGAAGTGGAAGGGCGCTCCGGGATGGAGCCCTGGGAAAGCAGGCTCCTCGCAAAGGACGGACGGTACGTCTGGGTGCGCGCCGCGATCAGCAGGCAGATTTACAGGGACGGACGGTACTGCGGCATCTCCGGAACCCTGTCGGATGTGACCGAGCGGCGGCGCATGGAGGAAGATCTTGCGGAGAGCCGGCGTCGCCTGGCCAACCTGATGGACCACCTTCCCGGCATGGCTTACCGGTGCAGCAACCACCGCTCCTGGACCCTCGACTATGCCAGCGCCGGCTGCCTGGAACTGACGGGCTACGCCCCTGACGAGCTGATCGGCAAACGCGCGATCACGTTCAGCGAGATTATCCATCCTGAAGACCGTGATCAGGTCTGGGACTCGATTCAGTCCTCCATCGCCGCCGCCCGGACCTATCGCCTCACATACCGGATCCGGTCAAAAGACGGGCAGGAAAAGTACGTCACGGAGCAGGGAAACGCAATCCCCTCGGCCGATGGCGAAATCACCGGTCTGGAAGGATTCATCAGCGACATAACGGATCAATATCTGGCCGAAAGCCGCGCCCGGGACAGTTTTGCCAGGCTTCGCCGGGCCCTGGGCGGTATCATCAAGGTCATGGCCTCCACCATTGAGTACCGCGACCCTTGCACGTCGGGCCACCAGCAGCGAGTGGCGGACCTGGCCCGGCGGATCGCCCAGGAAATGGGACTTCCGGCGGATCAGGTGGATGGCCTGCGCATGGCCGGCGTCATCCACGATATCGGCAAGGTTGCCGTACCGGCGGAGATTCTGGGCAAACCATCGGAGCTCGGCCCCATCGAGATGCTGCTCGTCAAGACCCACGCCCAGACCGGCTTCGAAATCCTCCGGGAAATCGAGTTTCCCTGGCCTATTGCCCGCATGGTCCTGGAGCATCACGAGCGACTGGACGGCACGGGCTATCCCAGCGGCCTCAAGGGAGACGAAATGCTCCTGGAATCGAAAATACTGGCCGTTGCGGACGTCGTGGAGGCCATGTGCTCCCACCGCCCCTACCGGCCGGCCCTCGGCGCGGAGGCAGCCATGGAGGAGATCCGGACCCATCGGGGAATCCTCTATGATGCAACCGTCGTCGATGCCTGCCTCCGTCTCTTCCGCGAAAAGGACTACCGGTTCGATTAG
- a CDS encoding iron-containing alcohol dehydrogenase, which translates to MQNFIFENPTRILFGKGQIRRIGTEVRRFGTKALLVYGSGSIKRNGVFDQVMASLGEAGVAVVEFPGARSNPVLSHVRKGIELARRERADVVLAVGGGSVIDTAKAIAAGAPADCDVWDFFLRKSAIKKALPVLTVVTVSASASEMNPAAVITNEDGARKYSIRDMAVQPKASVLDPTVLFSLDRAYSAYSAVDIIAHMLEGYFTNTATASDLQDGLVETLMHSVMESTGVILREPDNYEARATLMWSAVLGFNGLTTAGMGVVGFPMHMVEHALSALYDIAHGAGLSIVMPAWMTWAARQNPARFARLARRVFHVEAIDDAEAAREGIESLRKWFAAIGSPVTLAEGKIPEGGIDAIAENAFALAQVWGLKNYSKEAILDILSLCR; encoded by the coding sequence ATGCAGAACTTCATCTTCGAAAACCCCACGAGGATCCTGTTCGGAAAGGGCCAGATCCGGCGGATCGGGACGGAGGTCCGCCGCTTCGGCACCAAAGCCCTCCTTGTCTACGGGTCCGGGAGCATCAAGCGGAACGGCGTCTTCGATCAGGTCATGGCCTCGCTCGGCGAGGCAGGGGTCGCTGTCGTGGAGTTTCCGGGCGCCCGTTCGAACCCGGTCCTCTCCCACGTCCGCAAGGGCATCGAACTGGCCCGCCGGGAGAGGGCGGACGTCGTCCTGGCCGTCGGGGGCGGAAGCGTCATCGACACGGCCAAGGCGATCGCCGCGGGCGCACCTGCCGACTGCGACGTCTGGGACTTCTTCCTCCGGAAAAGCGCCATCAAAAAGGCGCTGCCGGTCCTCACCGTGGTCACCGTCTCCGCCAGCGCCTCGGAGATGAATCCCGCCGCCGTCATCACCAACGAGGACGGCGCCCGGAAGTACAGCATCCGGGACATGGCGGTCCAGCCCAAAGCCTCCGTCCTGGACCCGACGGTCCTCTTCAGCCTTGACAGGGCTTACAGCGCCTACAGCGCCGTCGATATCATCGCCCACATGCTGGAGGGCTACTTCACCAACACCGCGACGGCGAGCGATCTCCAGGACGGCCTCGTGGAGACCCTGATGCACAGCGTCATGGAAAGCACCGGCGTCATCCTCCGGGAGCCGGACAACTACGAGGCCCGGGCGACCCTGATGTGGTCCGCCGTCCTGGGCTTCAACGGCCTCACCACGGCGGGGATGGGAGTCGTCGGCTTTCCCATGCACATGGTCGAGCACGCCCTGAGCGCCCTCTACGACATCGCCCACGGGGCGGGGCTCTCCATCGTCATGCCCGCCTGGATGACCTGGGCCGCCCGGCAGAACCCCGCCCGGTTCGCCCGTCTCGCCCGCCGGGTCTTCCACGTGGAGGCGATCGACGACGCGGAAGCCGCCCGGGAGGGTATCGAGAGCCTCCGGAAATGGTTCGCCGCCATCGGCAGCCCCGTGACGCTGGCGGAGGGGAAAATCCCCGAGGGCGGTATCGACGCCATCGCCGAAAATGCTTTTGCCCTCGCCCAGGTATGGGGACTCAAGAACTACTCGAAAGAAGCGATCCTCGATATCCTGTCCCTGTGCCGATGA
- a CDS encoding DUF2845 domain-containing protein, with translation MKGKRWAGPAILCALFLAGTVMEAEAFRCRNGGLVSEGDSKAKVILECGQPMLKEKVARIESGSAVETDTRDKKKATKQKKVRRKKLTVERWSYNCGENDFIYQLSFEGGILKKVETGGRGKGPARCQ, from the coding sequence ATGAAGGGAAAACGATGGGCCGGGCCGGCGATCCTGTGTGCGCTTTTCCTGGCCGGGACAGTGATGGAAGCGGAGGCCTTCCGTTGCCGCAACGGAGGGCTGGTTTCGGAGGGTGACAGCAAGGCGAAGGTCATCCTGGAGTGCGGCCAACCCATGCTGAAGGAGAAGGTCGCCCGGATCGAATCCGGATCGGCCGTCGAAACGGACACGCGGGACAAAAAGAAGGCGACCAAACAGAAGAAGGTCCGCAGGAAGAAGCTGACCGTCGAGCGGTGGTCCTACAACTGCGGCGAGAACGACTTCATTTACCAGCTCTCGTTCGAGGGAGGGATCCTGAAGAAAGTGGAAACCGGAGGCCGGGGCAAGGGGCCGGCCCGCTGCCAGTGA
- a CDS encoding sigma 54-interacting transcriptional regulator, translating to MKDQPHDMQDRIDHADASIFQAKQDWVGNIDFRQMVEDLQIIVCVYDIDGFIYLNPVGEKMTGYSLEEVRGKRFWEVTHPEDALWIKPRGLARLRGETVPPTREFRIIKKNGQVMWVNVFWMITPWHGKNTIIMACVDVTENKRLTEELQASRSELETRVKERTEELNRTNKELLLLNQNLNNILKNISDGVATVNQDGDVLLLNAFLDHVSGHAAEEIKRRLSNMILEEEDGILNKMLREKKTFSDEEIIFPTAEGSLNLLVSGTPILDEEGAVQSGVIVLRPMKDVHRLIQRFSGYRATFRFEDIITDDPIMLTLIENAKNTALGDSSVVIEGASGTGKELFAQAIHNYGSRSRGPFIAVNCGAIPRELIASELFGYAEGAFTGAKKSGNPGKFELASGGTLFLDEIGDMSIDQQVSLLRVIQEKRLTRIGGHDAIPVDVRIICATNKDLYSEMRTGSFRNDLYYRLNVINIKIPPLRERRGDIMLLFNHFMKMAERKANKKSSRISSDVQKHLINYSWPGNVRELQNVVERMVNVMSGSSLETDQLPQDIKMAVPSVASSHEANRATKASADTIDVGAARELYRQKSGEAEKQHIIGLLELHHGNISRAAREIGMSRTTLYKKIRLYNSGGC from the coding sequence ATGAAAGACCAGCCACATGATATGCAGGATCGAATCGACCACGCGGATGCCTCGATATTCCAGGCAAAGCAGGACTGGGTCGGAAACATCGATTTCCGGCAGATGGTGGAAGATCTTCAAATTATTGTGTGCGTTTACGATATTGACGGATTCATCTACCTGAATCCGGTCGGTGAAAAGATGACGGGCTACTCCCTGGAGGAGGTCAGGGGAAAGAGATTCTGGGAAGTAACGCATCCCGAAGATGCCCTGTGGATAAAACCGCGAGGGCTGGCGAGGCTCCGCGGCGAAACGGTTCCTCCAACCCGCGAATTCAGGATTATCAAGAAGAACGGCCAGGTGATGTGGGTCAATGTCTTTTGGATGATCACCCCGTGGCACGGGAAGAACACGATTATCATGGCGTGTGTCGACGTCACGGAAAACAAGCGTTTGACCGAAGAATTGCAGGCATCGCGAAGTGAACTGGAAACACGCGTCAAAGAGAGAACGGAGGAATTGAACCGAACGAACAAGGAACTGCTGCTCCTGAACCAGAATCTCAACAACATCCTCAAGAACATATCCGACGGTGTGGCCACCGTGAACCAGGACGGCGATGTTCTGCTGCTGAACGCATTCCTCGACCATGTGTCGGGCCATGCCGCCGAAGAGATCAAGCGCCGGCTGTCGAACATGATTTTAGAGGAAGAGGACGGCATCTTGAATAAAATGCTCCGGGAAAAGAAGACGTTCAGCGACGAGGAAATCATCTTTCCGACGGCGGAGGGCTCCCTCAATCTTCTGGTTTCGGGAACTCCGATTCTGGATGAAGAGGGGGCGGTCCAGAGCGGGGTCATCGTTCTGAGGCCGATGAAGGATGTGCATCGGTTGATCCAGCGTTTCAGCGGCTATCGGGCGACCTTCCGCTTTGAAGACATCATCACCGACGACCCGATCATGCTGACGCTGATCGAGAATGCCAAGAACACGGCGCTGGGCGACAGCAGTGTCGTGATCGAGGGCGCGAGCGGCACGGGAAAAGAGTTGTTTGCGCAGGCCATCCACAACTATGGGTCCAGGAGCCGGGGACCGTTCATTGCCGTGAATTGCGGGGCCATCCCGCGGGAATTGATCGCCAGTGAACTGTTCGGCTATGCGGAAGGCGCTTTTACCGGGGCCAAAAAAAGCGGGAACCCGGGAAAATTCGAACTGGCTTCGGGAGGCACGCTGTTTCTGGACGAAATCGGCGACATGTCCATTGATCAACAGGTGTCTCTCCTGCGGGTGATCCAGGAAAAAAGGTTGACCCGCATCGGCGGGCACGACGCGATTCCCGTCGATGTCCGCATTATCTGCGCGACCAACAAGGACCTCTACAGCGAGATGAGGACCGGAAGTTTTCGAAACGACCTGTACTACCGTCTGAACGTCATCAATATAAAAATCCCGCCGCTCAGGGAACGGCGCGGGGATATCATGCTTCTGTTCAACCATTTCATGAAAATGGCGGAACGGAAGGCAAACAAGAAGAGCAGCAGGATCAGCAGCGATGTTCAAAAGCACCTGATCAATTACAGCTGGCCTGGAAACGTGAGGGAACTGCAGAATGTGGTCGAACGCATGGTCAATGTGATGTCGGGCAGTTCCCTGGAGACAGACCAGCTGCCACAGGACATCAAGATGGCTGTCCCTTCCGTCGCGTCGTCCCATGAAGCCAATCGGGCGACGAAGGCTTCAGCGGACACCATTGACGTGGGTGCGGCTCGAGAATTGTACAGGCAGAAATCGGGAGAGGCCGAGAAACAGCACATCATCGGGCTTCTGGAGCTTCATCACGGCAATATCAGCCGGGCTGCCAGAGAAATCGGGATGTCCCGCACCACGCTGTACAAAAAGATAAGGCTCTACAATTCAGGCGGATGCTGA
- a CDS encoding CoA transferase subunit A has translation MEKYMDADKRTTAAEAIGRFVNDGESFVFANCLYCMPLALTHELIRQGKRNLMAFQQGGIEEIDQLVLSKVIDRLVLAYNFRAGGPRIVSPLDRAIKEGQVAVEEMTNHTLLSMMKAGAMGYPFLPVLPGIKVTDVVKRNGFMGNQRFARLPDPFTGKDTLVVKGFNPDFALIHVQRADRAGNGQLWGAMINSKWAALAAKKVILSCEEIVDTEVIMSSPHLTIVPSHKVCAVVECPWGAHPSEVLGHYDYDFPFRVLFVGSAANPDAAKFWLDEWIHKVKDRDEYIEHYVKRFGRDTLEAFRARPFKSVPADYGSTFSRDWDDQGYSRSMGMTMQEFVAMLDAKGALIDGN, from the coding sequence ATGGAAAAATACATGGATGCCGATAAAAGGACGACCGCAGCCGAGGCGATCGGGCGTTTTGTCAACGACGGGGAGTCTTTCGTTTTTGCAAATTGCCTCTATTGCATGCCCCTCGCGCTCACCCATGAGCTGATCCGCCAGGGCAAGAGGAACCTGATGGCCTTCCAGCAGGGCGGAATCGAAGAAATCGACCAGCTGGTCCTGAGCAAGGTGATCGACCGTCTCGTTCTGGCCTACAATTTCAGGGCCGGCGGCCCCCGCATCGTAAGCCCGCTCGATCGTGCCATAAAAGAGGGTCAGGTTGCCGTCGAGGAAATGACAAACCACACGCTCCTGTCCATGATGAAGGCCGGGGCCATGGGGTATCCCTTCCTGCCGGTCCTGCCGGGCATCAAGGTGACGGACGTGGTGAAACGGAACGGATTCATGGGGAATCAGCGGTTCGCCCGGCTCCCGGATCCTTTCACGGGGAAAGACACCCTGGTCGTCAAGGGCTTCAATCCCGATTTCGCCCTGATTCACGTCCAGCGAGCCGACCGGGCCGGAAACGGGCAGCTCTGGGGCGCCATGATCAACAGCAAGTGGGCGGCCCTGGCGGCAAAGAAAGTAATCCTTTCGTGCGAAGAGATCGTCGACACGGAGGTGATCATGTCCTCACCCCACCTGACGATCGTTCCCTCCCACAAGGTCTGCGCCGTCGTCGAGTGCCCCTGGGGCGCCCATCCCTCGGAGGTGCTGGGGCATTACGACTATGATTTCCCCTTCCGGGTCCTGTTCGTCGGGTCCGCCGCCAACCCGGATGCGGCGAAGTTCTGGCTCGACGAATGGATCCACAAGGTGAAGGACCGCGACGAGTATATCGAGCATTATGTAAAGAGGTTCGGAAGGGATACGCTCGAAGCGTTCCGGGCCAGGCCGTTCAAGAGTGTCCCGGCCGATTACGGTTCAACGTTCTCCCGGGACTGGGATGATCAGGGATACTCGAGGAGCATGGGCATGACCATGCAGGAATTCGTTGCCATGCTGGACGCGAAAGGAGCGCTGATCGATGGGAACTAG